The following proteins are encoded in a genomic region of Glycine max cultivar Williams 82 chromosome 18, Glycine_max_v4.0, whole genome shotgun sequence:
- the LOC100784163 gene encoding transcription factor DIVARICATA produces the protein MKWEMEILPPASPYMYNSNWLLDDNRTNNTKWTPAENKLFENALAVYDRDTPDRWHKVAEMIPGKTVMDVVKQYKELEADVCDIEAGLIPIPGYSSGTTTTSPFTLDWVNTSPAYDDGFKGITAKRSSSGRPLEQERKKGVPWTEEEHKLFLLGLKKYGKGDWRNISRNYVITRTPTQVASHAQKYFIRQLSGGKDKRRASIHDITTVNLTETTRTSSDESKRSASPQNSAMLSRHQQLNSNAASSGLNFQWSDQPNAGVAMALNPAHEQVFMSPYGLNSYGFKMQGQNLHRSSLHESSYLGPQTPNMVFQMQPSQHYSHA, from the exons ATGAAGTGGGAAATGGAGATCCTCCCTCCTGCATCACCTTACATGTACAATTCCAATTGGCTTCTTGATGATAACAGGACCAACAACACCAAATGGACCCCTGCAGAGAATAAGCTGTTTGAGAATGCTCTTGCCGTGTATGATAGGGACACTCCCGATCGGTGGCACAAGGTGGCCGAGATGATACCAGGAAAGACGGTTATGGATGTAGTGAAGCAGTACAAGGAATTGGAAGCAGATGTTTGTGACATAGAAGCAGGGTTGATCCCAATTCCGGGGTACAGTAGTGGTACCACCACAACCTCACCCTTCACCTTGGATTGGGTGAACACTAGTCCTGCTTATGATGATGGCTTCAAAGGAATCACTGCTAAGAGATCCTCCTCTGGAAGACCCCTTGAGCAGGAAAGGAAGAAAGGTGTGCCATGGACTGAAGAGGAACATAA GTTGTTTCTACTGGGGCTGAAGAAGTATGGCAAAGGTGATTGGAGAAACATATCGCGAAATTATGTGATCACTAGGACGCCAACTCAAGTTGCTAGCCATGCTCAGAAGTACTTCATCAGGCAACTATCAGGAGGCAAGGACAAGAGGAGGGCTAGCATCCATGACATAACAACGGTTAATCTCACAGAAACCACCAGAACTTCTTCTGATGAAAGCAAGAGATCTGCTTCGCCACAAAATTCCGCAATGCTCTCACGCCACCAGCAGCTGAATTCTAATGCTGCCTCATCCGGATTGAATTTCCAGTGGAGCGATCAGCCAAATGCAGGGGTAGCTATGGCACTCAACCCTGCACATGAACAAGTCTTCATGTCCCCTTATGGCCTTAACTCATACGGGTTTAAGATGCAGGGCCAAAATCTGCACAGAAGTTCTCTTCATGAGTCTTCTTACTTAGGACCTCAGACACCAAACATGGTTTTCCAAATGCAGCCCTCCCAACACTATTCCCATgcatga
- the LOC100782018 gene encoding laccase-4, translating into MAAFGIRIMLLMAACLLPLSVEAMVRHYKFNVVLKNATRLCSTKPIVTVNGKFPGPTIYAREDDTVLVKVVNHVKYNVSIHWHGVRQLRTGWADGPAYITQCPIQPGQAFIYNFTLTGQRGTLWWHAHILWLRATVHGALVILPKLGVPYPFPKPNMEQVMILSEWWKSDTEAVINEALKSGLAPNVSNAHTINGHPGPVQGCASQEGFKLDVQPGNTYLLRIINAALNEELFFKIAGHELTVVEVDAVYTKPFKTDTIVIAPGQTTNVLLTTKHAAGKYLVAASPFMDAPIAVDNKTATATLHYSGTLGSTITTLTSMPPKNATPLATSFTDSLRSLNSKKYPARVPLKIDHNLLFTVSLGINPCATCVNNSRVVADINNVTFVMPKISLLQAHFFKIKGVFTDDFPGNPPVVYNFTGTQPSNLRTMKGTRVYRLAYNSTVQLVLQDTGMITPENHPIHLHGFNFFVVGRGQRNFNPTKDPKKFNLVDPVERNTVGVPAGGWTAIRFRTDNPGVWFMHCHLEIHTTWGLKMAFVVDNGKGPNESLLPPPSDLPKC; encoded by the exons ATGGCAGCGTTTGGGATTCGAATCATGCTATTGATGGCAGCTTGCTTGCTTCCACTATCTGTGGAAGCTATGGTTCGCCACTACAAGTTCAAT GTGGTGCTGAAGAATGCCACAAGATTGTGTTCAACAAAGCCAATTGTCACCGTAAATGGAAAGTTCCCAGGTCCCACCATCTATGCTAGGGAAGATGACACTGTACTGGTTAAGGTGGTCAATCATGTCAAGTACAATGTTAGCATCCACTG GCATGGGGTCAGACAATTGAGAACAGGTTGGGCTGATGGGCCAGCATACATAACCCAGTGTCCAATTCAACCGGGCCAGGCTTTTATCTACAACTTTACCCTTACAGGCCAAAGAGGCACACTTTGGTGGCATGCACATATCCTCTGGCTTAGGGCCACTGTCCATGGTGCCTTGGTCATCTTGCCTAAGCTTGGAGTTCCTTACCCTTTCCCCAAACCAAATATGGAACAAGTTATGATATTGA GTGAATGGTGGAAATCAGATACTGAGGCTGTAATAAATGAAGCTTTGAAATCTGGTTTGGCACCAAATGTCTCCAATGCTCACACAATCAATGGCCACCCAGGACCTGTCCAAGGTTGTGCTTCACAAG AAGGATTTAAGTTGGATGTCCAACCAGGAAACACCTACTTGCTAAGAATCATCAATGCTGCACTCAATGAAGAGCTATTCTTCAAAATTGCTGGCCATGAACTCACTGTTGTTGAGGTTGATGCAGTCTACACAAAACCATTCAAAACTGATACCATTGTCATAGCACCTGGCCAGACCACAAATGTGCTTCTAACAACCAAACATGCAGCAGGCAAATACTTGGTTGCAGCCTCTCCTTTTATGGATGCTCCCATTGCAGTTGACAACAAGACTGCCACTGCCACATTACACTACTCAGGCACCCTTGGTTCCACCATCACCACCCTCACTTCCATGCCTCCCAAAAATGCTACCCCTCTTGCCACCAGTTTCACTGACTCACTCAGAAGCTTGAACTCCAAAAAGTATCCTGCTAGAGTGCCTTTGAAGATTGACCACAACTTGCTCTTCACTGTTAGTCTTGGAATTAACCCTTGTGCTACTTGTGTGAATAACAGCAGGGTGGTGGCAGATATCAACAATGTTACCTTTGTGATGCCTAAAATTTCTCTTCTCCAAGCACATTTCttcaaaattaagggagttttcACTGATGATTTTCCTGGAAATCCTCCTGTGGTTTATAACTTCACAGGGACACAGCCATCAAATTTGAGGACCATGAAAGGAACAAGGGTGTATAGACTTGCTTACAATTCTACAGTTCAATTAGTCTTGCAAGATACTGGAATGATAACACCTGAGAACCACCCCATTCATCTCCATggctttaatttctttgtagtTGGTAGGGGACAGAGAAATTTCAACCCCACAAAAGACCCCAAGAAATTTAACCTTGTAGATCCTGTGGAGAGAAATACAGTTGGAGTCCCAGCTGGAGGGTGGACTGCTATCAGATTCAGGACTGATAATCCAG GTGTTTGGTTTATGCATTGTCATTTGGAAATTCATACAACATGGGGACTGAAGATGGCTTTTGTTGTGGATAATGGTAAAGGACCAAATGAATCTCTATTACCACCTCCAAGTGACCTCCCCAAGTGTTGA